One window from the genome of Oryza glaberrima chromosome 3, OglaRS2, whole genome shotgun sequence encodes:
- the LOC127767755 gene encoding uncharacterized protein LOC127767755, whose translation MASQDTAPQCRPGAGAATDSSTSVSVAPEEFEFFVLPSGGLALAGADEDGMCVADEVFSDGKLLPLRLSSANPVEAAALRLLRSDSLDGATTASSASGFSSRSDSRSASSSSSSSSCVSRSTSQKSASSDTAGRSNQPSKAASSDALLPPRRRPLSGSLFYAHPSPSPRPSQRLSGGGGGSAGRRSTGSAPPASWGLLRLGIVGAPDVYPPRPAPAAARGGSRSARFEQPRAAAKDAVAWEKNLPLGFLGAGLVCNCSPDAVEPVGSAEAAAAAAARRRRRKVAEKNTGEVKSGQSNTIRRSRILEWLEELSISKEKTAT comes from the coding sequence ATGGCGAGCCAGGACACCGCGCCGCAATGCCGGCCGGGCGCTGGAGCCGCCACCGACAGCTCCACCTCCGTCTCCGTGGCTCCCGAGGAATTCGAGTTCTTCGTGCTCCCGTCCGGtggcctcgccctcgccggcgcggaCGAGGATGGCATGTGCGTCGCCGACGAGGTATTCTCCGACGGGAAGCTCCTTCCGCTGCGGCTCTCATCCGCAAACCCCGTGGAAGCGGCAGCGCTCCGGCTGCTCCGCTCGGACTCGCTCGACGGTGCCACGACGGCGTCGTCCGCCAGCGGCTTCAGCTCGCGCTCCGACAGCCGGAGCGCGAgctcgagcagcagcagcagcagctgcgtcAGCCGGAGCACCTCGCAGAAGAGCGCGTCCTCCGACACCGCCGGCCGAAGCAACCAGCCGTCCAAGGCCGCCTCGTCCGACGCCCtcctgccgccgcggcggcggccgctgtcGGGCAGCCTGTTCTACGCGCACCCGAGCCCGTCACCGCGTCCGTCGCAGCGCttgagcggcggtggcggcggctcggcaggGCGGCGCAGCACCGGGTCCGCGCCGCCGGCATCGTGGGGCCTCCTACGCCTGGGCATCGTCGGCGCCCCCGACGTCTACCCGCCTCGTCCCGCTCCCGCcgcggcgagaggagggagcCGCAGCGCGAGGTTCGAGCAGCCGAGAGCCGCCGCTAAGGATGCGGTGGCATGGGAAAAGAATCTCCCGTTGGGCTTCCTGGGCGCCGGTCTTGTGTGCAACTGCTCGCCGGACGCCGTCGAGCCTGTCGGctcggcggaggccgcggcggcggcggcggcgaggaggcggaggaggaaagTAGCAGAGAAGAACACGGGAGAGGTGAAGAGTGGACAGAGCAACACTATTCGTCGGAGTAGAATCCTTGAGTGGTTAGAGGAACTCTCCATTTCCAAGGAAAAAACCGCTACTTAG